The Caldisericota bacterium genome window below encodes:
- a CDS encoding cyclic 2,3-diphosphoglycerate synthase: protein MEKTKVIIMGAAGRDFHNFNVYFRDNERYDIVAFTATQIPNIDGRMYPTVLAGSLYPNGIPIHPETEIVELIKKNHIDKVVFAYSDTPHEYVMHKASEVMAAGADFWLMGPESTMVKSNVPLISVCAVRTGCGKSQTTRKVVKILREMGKRVVSIRHPMPYGDLSKQISERFATYEDLNKYKCTIEEREEYEPHIDLGAIIYAGVDYEKILREAEKEADIIIWDGGNNDIPFYHADLQIVVADPLRPGHEVKYYPGETNFRMADVIVINKEDTAPIEAIEEIRKNARELNPKAVLIDAASPTYAEGAESIKGKRVIVIEDGPTVTHGGMSYGAGYVTAMKWGAKEIISPYPYAVGSIKATYDKYKQTRNVLPAMGYSPNQTKELEETINKTPADLVIIGTSIDLRRVVKINKPAVRVTYELEEIGKPDLEDIIKERFGDK from the coding sequence ATGGAAAAAACAAAAGTAATTATTATGGGAGCAGCTGGAAGAGACTTCCATAATTTTAATGTTTACTTCAGAGATAATGAGCGGTATGACATTGTCGCTTTTACAGCAACACAAATCCCAAACATCGATGGACGAATGTATCCCACCGTACTTGCAGGTAGTCTTTACCCAAATGGCATTCCTATTCATCCAGAAACAGAGATTGTAGAACTTATTAAAAAGAACCACATAGACAAAGTTGTGTTTGCCTATAGCGATACCCCTCATGAATATGTAATGCACAAAGCATCAGAAGTAATGGCAGCCGGTGCAGATTTTTGGCTTATGGGGCCGGAGAGTACAATGGTTAAATCTAATGTACCTCTAATCTCTGTATGCGCAGTAAGGACAGGATGCGGAAAGAGTCAAACAACCAGAAAAGTGGTAAAAATACTTAGAGAAATGGGAAAAAGAGTAGTTTCAATTCGACACCCTATGCCATATGGAGACCTTTCAAAGCAAATTAGTGAAAGGTTTGCGACATACGAAGATCTTAACAAATACAAATGCACAATTGAAGAAAGAGAAGAATACGAACCGCACATTGATTTGGGTGCAATAATATATGCTGGTGTAGATTATGAAAAAATCTTAAGAGAAGCAGAAAAAGAAGCAGATATCATCATCTGGGATGGCGGAAACAATGATATACCCTTTTATCATGCAGATCTACAAATCGTTGTAGCTGATCCTTTGCGGCCAGGACATGAAGTAAAGTATTATCCCGGAGAAACAAATTTCAGAATGGCAGATGTAATTGTAATAAATAAAGAAGACACAGCCCCTATTGAAGCAATTGAAGAAATAAGGAAAAATGCAAGAGAGCTCAATCCAAAGGCAGTTCTCATTGACGCAGCATCACCTACATACGCCGAAGGTGCAGAATCAATTAAAGGAAAAAGAGTAATAGTAATAGAGGATGGTCCAACAGTCACACACGGAGGAATGAGTTACGGGGCAGGATATGTAACAGCCATGAAATGGGGAGCAAAAGAAATAATATCTCCTTATCCTTACGCTGTGGGCTCAATCAAAGCAACATATGATAAGTACAAACAGACAAGAAATGTTTTACCTGCAATGGGATACAGTCCAAATCAGACAAAAGAGCTGGAAGAAACTATTAATAAAACACCAGCAGACCTTGTCATAATCGGCACTTCAATTGACTTGAGAAGAGTTGTGAAAATCAACAAACCAGCAGTAAGAGTCACCTACGAACTTGAAGAAATTGGAAAGCCCGACCTCGAAGACATAATTAAAGAGCGGTTTGGAGACAAATAA